Genomic segment of bacterium:
ACCGTCGCTGCCGACCTGGACGTCACCGAGAATGACGAGAGCGGCACCAAGTACCAGGAGTGGGCCCTGGGCGCGGAGTTCGACATCTGGGCCATCGCCCTGCGCGCGGGGATGAGCAATAACTCGGGGATCTCGGGAGCGCCGACCCTGCTGCACTTCGGCCTGGGTATCGGTTTTCTGGATCTCGGTTTCGCCTATGCGGAAAAGGGCGACTACTACATCGCCGGTGCGAACCTGGGGCTGGGGCTCTAAACAAAAAGGCGCTGACAGCGCCTTTTTGTGATTCCAGATTCCAGAGAGGGGCGCCTGCGGGCGCCCCTCCTTTATGCAAATAGCCGTATTCGAGTAATCGCCTTAACTGTTGACTGGGAACTGTAAACCGTTCACTGATGATCTGATGACAGGTAAGCTGTCATCAGATCATCCCTTCGTACCCCTTCAGCTCCTCCGTCACGACCCTTTCCTTCCTGATCCCCAGCTCCTCCAGGGCGCCGGTGACCGCCCGGACCATGGGAGGGGGGCCGGACACGTAGAAGGTCTGGCCCGGGATGTCCGGGACCGACTCCCGGATGACGCGGCTGTTGATGAACCCCGTAAAGCCCGTCCACCCCTCGGGCGGGTTCTGCAGGACGTGAACCACCGTAAGTCCAGGGTCCGCTTTTTCCCATTGCTCGATCTCCCCGGCAAAAGCGGTCTCTTCGACGTCGAGGTTTCCGTAGAGCAGATATTTTTCCCCGGTGACGCCCTTGTCCACGGCATGTTTCAGGATGCTCCTGATGGGAGTGATTCCGATCCCCCCGGCGATGAAGGTGGCCCTGTCGAGGCCGCCCTCGTAGATGAGGTTCCCCATGGGCCCCCTGAAAGTCACCTTGTCCCCGCGAGACAACTTGACGACAACCTGACTGAAATCAGACTGGCTGATCCGCTTGGTGAACTCCAGGTATGGTTCCGTGGGTGAGGAGGAGAAGGAGAGGGTGCGGGAGATCCCTCCATCTTCCCCCTGGACGGTGAAGTAGCCCCACTGTCCAGGCTTGAAGGTGAAGCCTTCCGGTTTTTCCATGCGCAGTGTAGCCGCGGAAGGAGTGCGCCGGATAAGTTCCATGACCTTTACAGAATGCTCGCTCATAGGGTTCACCTCGCCTTTCGGGAATGCAATTCCAGATTCCAAATTCCATAATGTACCATGTAGCGGGTGCTAATATCCTGGATTCCCGCTTCCGCGGGAATGACGATTGAAAATTCCTCCTTCAATTTCGTCATTCCGGGCGAAGACCAGGAATCCATTCCTCCGCCTGTCCTGAGCAAGCGAAGTGCGTCGAAGGGCGCGTACTCGCGTGTCAATGGCTATTAAAAAATTTTGCTCCCATCCATGCCGCGATAAACAGGACCGTTTCCACCAAGACGATGCTTCCCGAGGCGGGCAGGTCCAGGTAATAGCTTGCCACCAGCCCGGCGGCGACCGAAGCCATGCCGGCAGCACACGAGAGGAAGATGGCGGCCCGGAAATTGGGGGCGAGCTGCAGGGCGGTCGCGGCCGGGATGACGATGAGGGCCGCGACCAGCAGCAGGCCGACCACCTTCATGGCCAGGACCACGGTGACGGCCGACAGCACCGCCACGAGCAGGTCCAGCCTGGCCACCGGGATGCCCGAACTCTTCGCCAACTCGTTGTCGAAGGTGATGGAGACCAGATCGTTGTAGTTAAGGGCCACCGTGACGATGACCACTCCAGCCAGGATCACCGAGGAGAAGACCTCGCCGGTACTGATGGCGAGGATGTTCCCGAAGAGGTAGGAGAACAGCTCAACGCTGAACCGGCCGGATGCGCTGGCGATAACCACCCCGAGGGCGAAACCCACGGAAGAGACGATGCCGATGGCGGTGTCCCCGTGCAGGCCCATCGTTTCTCTCAGCTTCAGGAGGAGGCCGGAGGCCAGGACCGCCACGACGAGGGCTGTCCAGATGGGAGAGATGCCGAGGAGAAGGCCTAGCGCCACTCCTCCGAAGGTGACGTGGGCAAGGCCGTGCCCCAGCATGGCCTCCCGCCGCAGGACCAGGAAGACCCCGAGAACGCTGCACGCCAGGGCGATGAGAAGCCCGGCGGCAAAGGCTCGTTGCATGAATGCGAATTGGAAAATTTCCATTAGTTCTGGAATAGTGAAGGATGAAGGATGAATATTGCAGAGGCAGAGCCTGTGCCTTTCTTCCTCCTCCCTCCTTCCTCATTCCTCCTTCTGGTTTATCAATGCCTGTGGCAGATCAGGTGGCTTTCCGGGCCGAAGAGCGTGATCGCCTGCTCGGATTCGCAGAAATCGTCGTGGCTTCCGTGAAAGATCAGCTTCTGGTTCAGGCACGCGACCTTGTTGACGTGCTTGGTGACCACCCCGATGTCGTGGGTCACCAGGACCATGGTGACCCCCTTTTCCCTGTTCACCCGTTCGAGCATGTCGTAAAACCGTTTCTGGGTCGCGCCGTCCACACCGGTGGTCGGTTCGTCCAGGACCAGGACCTCCGGTTGGGTGACCAGGGCACGTGCGATGAACACCCGCTGCTGCTGCCCTCCCGAAAGAGCCCAGACCCGCCGGTTCTTGTACTGCCGCATCTCCATGAGATCCAGGGCCTTGTCGATGACGCCCCCGTCTCCCTTTGAAAGGAACCTGGGCCACCTCTTGTGGGGAAGCAGGCCCATGGCCACCACCTCCCTCACCGAGGCGGGGAAGAAGGGATCAAGGTCGGTGGCCTTCTGGGGGACATAGCCGATGCGGTCCCAGGCGGTGAACTCGTTGAGGTCCCTCCCCATGATCCGGATCGACCCGGAATCGGGTCTGGCCAGCCCCAGCATGATCCTGATGAGAGTGGATTTACCCGATCCGTTGGGGCCGAGGAGCGCCAGGAAATCCCCCCGGTGGACCTCAAGGGTCACCGAGTCGAGGATCTGCTCGCTGCCGTGCCGGAAACTGATCTTGTCCAGGTCGAACAGGACATCCGGATCATTCACAGGATAACCCCTCCCGCAGGCTTTTCAGGTTCTGCTCCATGAGATCGGTTAAAGCCGTGCCGCTTTGCCACTGGGCAGAGGTGAGGTTCGAAACGGGATTAAGGGAAAGCATCCCGGCTCCGGTCTCCCGGGAAAGGACCCTGGCAAGCTCCGGGTTCACCGTCTCCTCGAAAAAAACGGTGTTCACGTTGAGTTCCCTGACCTGTTTTATCACAGCGGCCATGTGCCTGGCACTGGGTTCGGTGTCCGGGCTGAGCCCGTAGATGGACACCTGGGTCAACCCGTAACGTTTAGCAAGGTGACCGAAGGCGGCATGTCCGCCGGTGACCAGGGTTGTGCTGGAGCAGCGCGAAAGGCCCAGCTCGAAGGCCATATCCAGTTCCTCGAGCCGACGGGCGTACTGTGCGGCACGCGAAGTGTAGATTTCCCCGTTGCCCGGGTCTTTTGCCGAAAGGATCTTCCCCGTTATCCGGACTGCCCGCGCAGCCTGTGCAAGGTCCAGCCAGAAATGGGGATCACTCCCCTGATCATGCCCACCATTAACGATACTCTTCGAACTGTCCGGTCCGTCGTCCCCGGCAAAGCCGGAGCTGTCCATGATCTCAACACTCTCAAGCCCTTTCCCCTTCACCGCGCCGACAAGATCGTGAGCCCATGGCTCCATGGATTCACCGACGTAAAGAAAGATGTCGGCCCTGGAGAGAAAAACGATGTCCGACGGTTTCGGCTCCCAGGAGTGGGGCTCTACACCGGCAGGGAGCAGGATGCGCACGTCCGCAAATGGTCCCGCCACCTCCCGGGCAAATTCGTAGAGGGGGAAAACGGAGGCGACCACTGTCAACCGATTGGACTGGGCCTTTGCCGGGAATATTGCCAGGGTGAGCGACAGGATGAATATGCAAGTTGCGAACGATTTTTTCAATTATAAGTCCAATCGGTTGACAGTGGTCGCAGTGCCAAGAGATAAGAGATAGGTGATTAGGAAAATCAGTTCCAGGAGATAAGTGAATACCTGGACTTAAGGTACAGCCTGTAGAATTTCCTTATCTCGTATCCCTTATCCCCTATCTCTCGAACTTAATGATGGCGATATGGCATGGTTCTTAATCGTTTAACTCTACTATATCGCCATCATTAAGTTCGTAGTCCATCGCCACCCTCTGCCCGTCGTAGACCTGCTCACCCCAGACCCTGCCGAACTTCATCCTCTGGGCCAGCTCCTTGTGGACCAGGGTAGCCAGTTCCGAAACGGTGGCGCCCTTTGTGACCACGAAAGGCTGGGTGAGGTCAGGCTCCTTGCCGGGCGGCTTGGAAAAGACCCTGATGAGGCGAAGGGAGCTATGTACCAGGTCCTTGAACCTCTCAAGCCCGGTGCCGGTTCTGGCCGACACGGGGTGGATCTCCGGCAGGTCGTCGAAAAGCTCCCTCAGGATGGCCAGCCTTTCGTCGGCTTCGCCCATGGCGCACTTGTTGCCCAGGTAGATGGCCGGGACGAGGACCCACCCGTCCTCCTGGTATGTTTTTTCCCCGCCCGGTTCGATGAGGCGGATCTTCAGGTCGTTCAGGACGGCGTGGGCGGCCTCCCACTGCTCGATGAGATCTTCCCGGGCAAGATCAAGGACGACGACGGCGATATCCGCGTTCCGGATGAGGCCGGAGATCCAGCGTTCCGTGACGCTGGGGTCCAGGGCCGGGGTGTCGATGAGCTGGATGGGGATGCCGTGGTGGAACATCATGCCGGGCTGGGGCATGCGGGTGGTGAACGGGTAATCGGCGATGGCGGGTTCCAGGTTGGTCAGGATCGAGATGAGGGAGGATTTTCCCGTGTTCACGGGACCGATGACCGCCGCCTGGGCTGCCCCTTCCCTGGGAACGTGGGACAGGTCGACCCTCTTGCTGCCTTTTTTCTTCGCCTGCTCCGACAGGTTCTTCCACTTGGCGATACGCTTTTTTATGTCCGACTGCATCTTCTCGGTCCCCTTGTGCTTGGGGATGAGACGAAGCATCTTGTCGAGGGCTTCGAGTTTCGCGTCAGGGGTGGTGGCCGAGCGGAACTGTTCTTCGGCTTCCAGGTACATCGGGGAGAGGTTAGCGCTCATAAGGACTATGCGGTTTCCAATAAGGGTTCATCTGCTGCGTTATCGCCCCTCGGGAATCCTCGATATCTGCATTCAAAGTGTCGCACTTCACCACAGATCAATATCCCCGGTCGACCTGGCAACTCCATGGAAAACCATGGCGTGAGCACCAACGACGAGGTATTTAACTTCCCAGCCGTCGAAAGCGGACAATATGTTTTTGTAATCGCTGCTGATCAATGTCGATCCCCCGGAAGGCCCATGCGTTCCTGGTCATGACATGCACCATCGCGACCCTCTCGGCCGGAGTAGTTCTGTCCAGGTCCGTCTCCTTTCCCTGGTCCTCGAGGCGGACCTTCCCGATTTTTATCACCTTGTTTTTCATAAAGTTATCATAGCACAACCTCGGAGCAGGAAAGGTAGTACCTGGCCATGGCCGCCTCGAGCTGGCGCAGGATCCCGAAGATTTTGAGGACGCGATCTTTGGTTTCAGTCACCATTACAGGATGAATTATACAACATGGACGGTATAAATCTAAGAAGAAGCTGGTTCCCGGAAACCTCATCCGTGAAATATGTTATATTTCGCAGATGGACAAAAAAGCCATATCCAACGCCCTGGAAGAGGCGGCCGTCCTCATGGAGCTTGCCGGGGACAACCCCTTCCGCATCAGGGCCTACCACAACGCGTCGCGCATCGTCCGCGCTTTCGCCGGGGACCTGGCCGAGGCCGTGACCGACGGCTCCATCCGCTCCGTCAAGGGGATCGGGACCAATATCGCCGCCCACATCGCAGAACTTCTCGGGTCGGACGACCCGCCCTTCCTGCTTGAGCTGCGCTCCCGCTTCCCGGAAGGGGTCCTGGAGCTTCTGCGCATCCCCGGCCTCGGCCCGAAAAAGATCAGGGTACTCATGGATGAGCTCGATGTCACCTCGGTGGGAGAGCTGGAGTACGCCTGCGGGGAGAACCGCCTCCTGACCCTGCCCGGCTTCGGAGCGAAGACCCAGGAAAACATCCTCAAGGGGATCGCCGGCCTCATCGCCTACGCCGGCCGCTACCTGGCCGATACGGTCCAGCCCCAGGCTGATGCCATCGTCGAAGCCCTGAGGAAGGTCAAGGGAACCAGACAGGTGGAGGTGGCCGGCTCCCTTCGCCGCCGCAAGGAGATCGTCAAGGACATCGACCTGGTGGCCTCGGGAAAGAGCGAGCCTCTCATGGATGCGGTGGCCGCGCACGAGCTGGCGGGAGAGGTCACCGCCCGCGGCGACACCAGGCTGACGGCTCGCCTCAGGTCGGGGGTCAACCTGGACCTGAGAGTGGTTCCGCCGGAGTCGTTTCCCTACGCCTGGCAGCACTTTACCGGGAGCAAGGAGCACAACATCGCCCTGCGCGAAAGGGCCAGGAAGATGGGTCTCAAGTCCAACGAGTACGGCCTGTTCGACGGGGAAAAGAACGTGCCCTGCAGGGACGAGGCTGCCATCTACGAACGGCTGGGACTGGCCTTTATCCCCCCCGAGCTTCGCGAGGAGATGGGGGAGATCCCGGCGGCCGGGGCCGGCACCCTGCCGGTGCTCGTTGAACCGGGCGATATCCGGGGCGCTCTCCACATGCACACCGTGGCCAGCGACGGGACGGCCACCCTGGAGGAGATGGTCGCAGCGGCGAGGGACCTGGGCCTTTCGTACATCGGGGTGACGGAACACTCCCAGTCAGCAAGATACGCAAGAGGTCTTGAACCCGGGCGGGTAAAACAGGAATTTGCCGTGATCGACAAGATAAACGACAAAAACGAAGGTTTTGTCGTTTATAAAGGCATTGAATCAGACATCCTTCCAGACGGCTCCCTGGACTACCCGGAGGAGATCCTTGCCTCCTTCGATTTTGTCATCGGCTCGGTCCATTCCAGCTTCACCATGAAGGAAGAGCAGATGACCGACCGCATCTGCCGGGCCCTGGAGAACCCCTGGCTGGACATCCTTGGGCACCCCACGGGGCGGCTGCTGCTGGCCCGTGAGCCCTACGCCGTGGACATGGACCGGGTTCTCGAGTGCGCGGCCAAAAACGGCAAGTCCATCGAGCTCAACGCTCACCCCTACCGCCTGGACATCGACTGGCGGCTCCTTCCCAGGGCGAAGGAACTGGGGATGAGGATCGCCATCTGCCCGGACGCCCACAGCACCGCAGAGTTGGCTTACACCTTTTACGGCCTGGGCGCGGCGAGGAAGGGGTGGCTGGAGAAGGGGGACGTGCTGAACTGCCTGTCAGCTGAAGAGCTGAAGGCGTATTTCCTGCAAAAGCGGCAAAAGCATTAACACAGAGAAAATCGAAGGGCGCTATGCTTGTCCTGAGCTTGTCGAAGGGCGCTTTGCGCCAGGGTTCAGGGGAAGGCGCGGTTCGTGTAAGAGCAGCAAAGGCGGCCTCACGCAGAGACTCGGAGACGCCCAGAGAACCAGGAAAAAGTCATGTTGTCATCGCGAACCATTAACCACGTGAAGCGATCCCGGGATTGCTTCGGCACGCCATCCGTCTTCGTCACGCAAAAGGCGTGACTACGCCGCGACAAGTCGGCGTGACCCGCAATGACAGACAATGCTGGATTCCGGGTCTTCGTTTTACTTCGCCCGGAATGACTTGATGGTTTACTCGGCTACTCTACCGGTAAAATCCAGAAAGTAAGGTCATATGGCTGAAAGCATGAAAAAGAGATCCGAGCGAGCAGTGGCCATCGACGCTATCCTCGCCGGACTCTACCCCAACGACACGGCTCTCAAATTTCATAACACCCTCCAGCTTCTGGTCGCTACCATCCTTTCCGCCCAGTGCACCGACGGTCAGGTGAACATGGTGACCCCGGCTCTCTTCGAGAAATACCCGGACGCGAAGGCGTTCGCCGGCGCCGACCTCCGGGAACTGGAGCAGATGATCTTCTCAACCGGCTTCTACCGGCAGAAGGCAAAGTCGATCCAGGGGTGCTGCAAGGCTATCGTTGAAAAGTTCGGGGGAGAGGTGCCCAGTACGCTGGAGGAGATGGTCACCCTGCCCGGGGTGGGGCGCAAGACGGGCAACCTGGTCCTGGGCATCGCCGAAGGGATCCCGGGTGTGGTGGTGGACACCCACGTCAAGCGGTTATCGAACCGAATGGGGCTTACGGAAAACAAGGACCCGGAGAAGATCGAAAAGGATATCAACGCCCTTTTGCCGCCCGGGCGCTGGATGCCCTTTTCCAGTGAACTGATCTTTCTGGGAAGAGACAAGTGCTCAGCGCGAAGGGCGAAGTGCGAAGAGTGCCCGGTCAGTGTTCTATGCCCGAAGGTGGGAGTGGTTTGAACGTGTGTGCGTGAAGCGTGGAGCGTGTATGCGATATGATTGTCACTCACGTACGCACAAACGCACTCACGGGACAATGACCACACGTCCCAAATCCCCGTCATCCTCCTTGTCGAAGATGACATCTCCCAGAACCTTCCCCTTGGGCAGGTCGAAAGCTCCGCCCTCGACCTCCACGTCCTCCGTAACGTGGATCCCCAGCTTGACGTGGTAGTCGCGGCTTTCCGAGAAGGTGTTGTTTTTCAAGGCCACGTTCTCCGGGTTGTCCGTGACGAAGATCGCGGTGTTGTTCCCTTGGAATGTGTTCCCCTCAACGGTGCCCCCGAACTCGTGGAACCTCAGACCGGCGTCGTTGTAGCGGAAGGCGTTGTCCCTGACCGACATGTTCGTGCTGGAAAAGCGAAGCCCCACGTTGTTCCTCTCGAAGGCGCAGTCCCGGACAACCACGTCCCCCGCCTCCCTGGCGTGTATGCCGGTCGAGGCGTTCGTGAACACGCAGTTTTCGAACCGGCCTCCCTTTCCGTTGAGCAGGTTGACGCTTCCCCACTTGACGCCTTCGACGGATGCCGGCCCTGCCTGGGAGAAGTGGATCGGTTCGTTGGCGGTCCCGACAGCATCGATCCTGCCGCTCACGATGAGCTCCGAGGAGGGGAAGCCGGGATGGTCGGAGCACAGGTCGAAGAGGGAGTCGGCCTCGACGGGGGAGAACCATATCCTGGCCCCATGCCTGAGGGACACGGGCTTGTCTGTTGGTGTGGGGACGTCCCCTGCGATGAGAAGTCTCCCCGCATAAGGACCCGTGGGCACCCCGGTGCCGGGAAAGGCCAGGGAGAATGTCAGTGGTTCATCGGTGATGACAGACCCGATCCCCTCCTCGTCCTGACCGTCGTAGATCCTGGCCGGGTCGGGAGGGCCGCCGACCCCCCAATCGCATCCACTGGCGTCGATACCGGTTGATCCGTTGTTGTCCACGTCGAACCGGCCGTTGCCGGCAAGCCGGCTCATTTCGACTCGCACCGGGGCGTCGGTGACGGATAGACCCGTAAAGCCGTTTTGGGAAAGGTCACTGTAGATGACCCGGCCATCGACGCTGTTGAAGGACAGCCCTTCCGTCAGGTTGCCCCGCACCATGGACTCGCGGATGGTGACCTTCTCCCCGGCTCCCTTGAAACGCGGGCCCCTCACGTTGCCGCTGATGACAGCCCTGGTGAGGGTCGTCTCCGATTCCCTGGACACGAAACTCTCGGCGAAACTGCCGGTGACCACGAGATCTGATACCGCCACCTTCGACCGGAGGAAATTGATCCCGGCCACGTTGTCCTCGGCGACGATGTTCGTGAGGGTGACCTCGCTGTCCCGGAACCGGGCCCCGCTCTGGTTGCGGCGGAAAAAAGCCCGGTCGATGACGGTCCCGGCCGACTCCTGGAACTGGACCCCGCGAAGGTTGTCCTCGAAAATGACGTTGGAAAAGCGCGCCTTTGAAAAATGGCTGTGGAACGCCTTGACCCCGTGACGGAAGATCGCATTGTTCACCACGTTGTCAGGCGAGTCGGAGGCGATGACGCTCAGGCTGTCCCAAACCCCCGGCGAGGCTCCAGGCTCTTCGGAGTCGAATAGAACCCAGGCGTCCTCCTCGCCGAGAACCTTCACCGTCCCCTGGACGACGATCCAGCTTTCTCCAAGGCCGTCACCGTTGGTGTCCCTGAAGGTGAAGAGCACGTGGGTGCCGGGTCCGATCTCGAGGGTGACTTCCGGAGGAACGGCCACCTGGCCGTCGATGATCACGGTCCCGGACCAGGTGGTGTCCTCCGTGAGGGCCACTTCCCCCATGTACTGCCTGGTGACAGGAGGGCGGTCAGGGGTGACGGGCAAGGTCTCCCTGTAATGGACATCAACCGGCTGAGCCGTCAGGGAAAGGGCGCCGTCGCCGTTGCCCTCGAAAGTGTCTGATGGGCTTTTCAGGGGGTTGAGCGTGTGCCAGGCGGCGGTGGCTATCCCGTTGTCCCGGTAGGTGTTGCCCGACTGGATGACCCACGCTCCCAGGGCCGCGGCCATGCCCACTTCGTTGCCGGTAAAGGTGCACCCCGTTACCCGGGCGGTGCCGCCGAGCATCATGAGCCCGTACTGGGCTCCGGCAACAGTGGAACGTTCCAGTGTCACGGCGGCACCGGGGGTTGCCGCGACGATCCCGCCCCACGAGCCCCTGGTGCCCGTTTCCGTTCGGATGACGGTGTCTTCGAGGACGAGAACCCCCCGGACGACGATCTCGGTCCCCGTGGTCACGAACTGGGAGTCGGTGCGGGTCCCCTCGCTGGCAAGGACCGTGACCCTCGTGCCCGGCTGAAAAGCCAGGGTGATCCCCTCCGGGACGAGGAGGTCCTCGGAGAGGGTGACCATCCCCGACAGGGTCGTGTCGGCGGTGACGGCGCCGGCCAGCACCACGGGCTGGTCGACAGTTCCCCGCAGGATTGCGCTGCGGGGGCCGGCGCAGGAAAATACAGCCAGAGTGAGGAGGCTAAGAAGGATGGCAGGTCTTATTCTCATATCTCAGATCCCAAATTTCCAGGTTTACAATCTCTTGCCGGTACGAAGCGCGATGATCGAGGTGCAGGGCGATGATCGAGGTGCGAAGTGAGGATTTTCTTCGTTCTTCGCTCTTTGTGCTTCGCGCCAGGTGTTTCTCAAAACAGATAATGATATCCGTACGCCATGGTGATTGTCCCGACGAGGCAGATCCCGAGGTACAGGAAGAACACCCTGCGGGCAAAGAAAGTCAGGAAGATCCCCATGACGGGAATGGCGGTCACCGGTCCTCCCACGAGGAAGGCCAGCCCGGGGCCCTTGGCGAGGGGCAGGTCCACGTAACCATAGAGGATGGCCGAGGCCATGATCTGGTTGATGTGCAGGGGGACCACTGCCACCGTGATGAGGGGGATACTGAGGGGGAACGTGTTGGTGAGCAGGGGGGCGACCCACTCGGAAGGAATGTACCGGGCGGCCACCACCTCGATGAATACCCCGAGGAGAACGAACTTCCCGATCTTCAGGGTCCCGTCCACGAACTTTCCGAAAAAAACAGCGGCCTTGTTGCTCGTGCGCGATTCGATGTACTTTTTGCTGAACTGGTTCCTGCAATCGCACTGAAGGTCTTCGCAGGGATAGTCGGGGTCGTGGAAATCACCCCTGGGGATCCCACGGGTGAAAAGCCTGTCCATCTCGAACCAGCCCCGCCGCTGGAAATAGAGGGTCGTATAGCCGGCGAACAGACCCATGATAGCGGCGCTCGCCAGCTTGACCACTGCCCACTGCTGCCCGAGTTCCCAGGCGGTCAGGGTATACCCCGCGGGGCTCATGAGGGGGCTCGTTACCAGCAGGGTCATGGCCGGGGCGAAAGGAACCCCCGCCAGGATCATGGAGATGGTCAGGGGCAGGATGCCGCAGGCACACAGGGGGCTGAACAGGCCGATACCCACGGCCAGCCAGATGGCTCCTCCGCCCAGTCTTTCAAGGGTCCTGCGCAGCTTGATGTGCCACCCGTAGGTGCGAACGAGGGCCTCCAGGGCCACTCCTGCCGCGAAATACCAGAAGATGTACCTGAACTCGGCGATAAAATCGGAACCCAGTCCCAGAACCTCGTTGAAAAATGTTTCCAAAAACGGCTCCTTAGACAGATATCTGCCAGCCAACGGGGCCCACAAGCTGATTAATGGTCAAAAAAATGCCCTTTTTGCATTCAAACCAATAATTATTGCCATAGTTATGCCAAGAAGGGCAGTATCCAGTATCCAATAGCCAGACCCCAGAGTCTGCGGTTCTGGAGTCCGGACACCAGGCACTGGATTTTTTTGCTCATTTCATGAGAGAGAAAAATCCATCCCACCCCATTTTCAGCGAAATAACCAGGATGATGGCTCCCACGATGATCCTCAGGGTCCTGGGACGAGCGTAGTGCGTGACCCAGAGTCCCCCCAGCCTGGAACCTGTCAGGGCGGCCGCGGCAAGGAGGAGAGCGGTCGGAATGGGGAAGTCGGCGTGGGGCAGATGGGACAGGAAGGCCGCTGTCGCGGAGACCACCACCACGAGGGATGACGTGGCCACTGCCTGCCTGGTCGGGAACCCGGTGGCCAGGAGGAACGAAACGAGGAGGAACCCGCCGCCGATCCCCAGCAGTCCGCTGAAAAATCCCACGAAAAATCCGATGGTCAGGATGACCCATGCTCGATAGACCGTCAGGGGGGCCGATCTGTCCACCGGGTCGCGGGTCGAAAAGATGCTATAGACGACATAGCCCGCCGCCGCCGAGAACAGGACCTTTACAACTCCGGTTGGAATGACCGTCATGGCCCAGGCTCCCGCCGGGGCCCCGAGAAGGACGGTGGACGCGGCCGTAAGGCTGGTTTTCGTCTGAACCAGCCCGTTCCGGTAGTATGTATAGGCTGCGCTGGAACTGGTCGCGATCCCGAGGAAAAGGCTCAGGGGGATGGCGCCTGTAGCGAAGTCAAGGCCCCACCAGGAAAGCAGGGGAACGTAAACGATCCCGCCGCCGAGACCCATCATGCCCAGGAGACCGGAGCCGAAGATGACCGCGATGAGTAAAATGGCCAGCATGGGGGTTACAGTAAAGGGGAAAGTGGAAAGTGGAAAGTGGAAAGTGGAAAGGAAACAATGAGGAGGGAGAAGGGTTGAGGATTGCCGGTTTTATAGTGCGCATGTGCACCGGTGCACTGGATCTCCTGATTCCTGACCGGCTTGTCCTCCGTAGCCTATTATGCCCATCAGTTTCACCGCCTGTTGCACACGGTCGTGTGCATAATCCCTTGTTATATTTGACCATTTTTTGACAAAGTCCGGAACCCGCAATAAGCTTGGCTGTAATCTGGCCATGTGGGTGATCGCAATGGCGGCCTTGTTTACGATCCCGGCCGTTGTACCGGCGCATTCGCCTCGAACACGGTGACGTTGCCCCTGTTCGAACCGGAGAGGTTTTCCCGGGACGCAGGAGGGCCTGACGTTGCGGTGAGGACCTTCGTCATCCCCACCATCAAGGGGAGCTTCACTCTGGCCTTGGAAAACGGCAGCGCCGCGGGCGACAGCCTCGCCTCGGCGGCTGTGGTGAAGGTGAACGGGTTTACGGTGATCAAGGTCTCGGACCTGAACCAACAGGTGACTTACCTTGAAAGAGACCTTGCTCC
This window contains:
- a CDS encoding right-handed parallel beta-helix repeat-containing protein, which gives rise to MRIRPAILLSLLTLAVFSCAGPRSAILRGTVDQPVVLAGAVTADTTLSGMVTLSEDLLVPEGITLAFQPGTRVTVLASEGTRTDSQFVTTGTEIVVRGVLVLEDTVIRTETGTRGSWGGIVAATPGAAVTLERSTVAGAQYGLMMLGGTARVTGCTFTGNEVGMAAALGAWVIQSGNTYRDNGIATAAWHTLNPLKSPSDTFEGNGDGALSLTAQPVDVHYRETLPVTPDRPPVTRQYMGEVALTEDTTWSGTVIIDGQVAVPPEVTLEIGPGTHVLFTFRDTNGDGLGESWIVVQGTVKVLGEEDAWVLFDSEEPGASPGVWDSLSVIASDSPDNVVNNAIFRHGVKAFHSHFSKARFSNVIFEDNLRGVQFQESAGTVIDRAFFRRNQSGARFRDSEVTLTNIVAEDNVAGINFLRSKVAVSDLVVTGSFAESFVSRESETTLTRAVISGNVRGPRFKGAGEKVTIRESMVRGNLTEGLSFNSVDGRVIYSDLSQNGFTGLSVTDAPVRVEMSRLAGNGRFDVDNNGSTGIDASGCDWGVGGPPDPARIYDGQDEEGIGSVITDEPLTFSLAFPGTGVPTGPYAGRLLIAGDVPTPTDKPVSLRHGARIWFSPVEADSLFDLCSDHPGFPSSELIVSGRIDAVGTANEPIHFSQAGPASVEGVKWGSVNLLNGKGGRFENCVFTNASTGIHAREAGDVVVRDCAFERNNVGLRFSSTNMSVRDNAFRYNDAGLRFHEFGGTVEGNTFQGNNTAIFVTDNPENVALKNNTFSESRDYHVKLGIHVTEDVEVEGGAFDLPKGKVLGDVIFDKEDDGDLGRVVIVP
- a CDS encoding permease — encoded protein: METFFNEVLGLGSDFIAEFRYIFWYFAAGVALEALVRTYGWHIKLRRTLERLGGGAIWLAVGIGLFSPLCACGILPLTISMILAGVPFAPAMTLLVTSPLMSPAGYTLTAWELGQQWAVVKLASAAIMGLFAGYTTLYFQRRGWFEMDRLFTRGIPRGDFHDPDYPCEDLQCDCRNQFSKKYIESRTSNKAAVFFGKFVDGTLKIGKFVLLGVFIEVVAARYIPSEWVAPLLTNTFPLSIPLITVAVVPLHINQIMASAILYGYVDLPLAKGPGLAFLVGGPVTAIPVMGIFLTFFARRVFFLYLGICLVGTITMAYGYHYLF
- a CDS encoding sulfite exporter TauE/SafE family protein — encoded protein: MLAILLIAVIFGSGLLGMMGLGGGIVYVPLLSWWGLDFATGAIPLSLFLGIATSSSAAYTYYRNGLVQTKTSLTAASTVLLGAPAGAWAMTVIPTGVVKVLFSAAAGYVVYSIFSTRDPVDRSAPLTVYRAWVILTIGFFVGFFSGLLGIGGGFLLVSFLLATGFPTRQAVATSSLVVVVSATAAFLSHLPHADFPIPTALLLAAAALTGSRLGGLWVTHYARPRTLRIIVGAIILVISLKMGWDGFFSLMK